The following coding sequences are from one Lolium rigidum isolate FL_2022 chromosome 6, APGP_CSIRO_Lrig_0.1, whole genome shotgun sequence window:
- the LOC124661811 gene encoding vegetative cell wall protein gp1-like yields MDQTGSSALASPTPSPPPEPAPEAQAPTPSPPPPAQLPDFDPSRLSPDNPTPAPPLPAAPAITAPPPDGAGDSSPASSPSPPQTPTLPPLPTTDLSPPLPTGNQAPAPPPPLPTTDLSPPLPTGNQAPAPPPPLPTTDLSPPLPTGNQAPAPPPPLPTTDLSPPLPTGNQAPAPPPPLPTTDLSPPLPTGNQAPAPPPPLPTTDLSPPLPTGNQAPAPPPPLPTTDLSPPLPTGNKAPAPPPPLPTTDLSPPLPTGNQAPAPPLRPPPPPPARPPPPPPPPAPASPKAKSDQEADESAGESENTTLALALTQAEEVVPQKAAAAAAAESPAGSPQKESALTIAKLLSAEDPAAKEAKTATDKVAPAVVTEPVAGGGGGGVVGGGGGVGSKRWLLRGVSGKGRRTELQKAELGFRVSAAVFCLVSLSVMSAGTTPGWAGDSFRRYNEYRYTLAASVMAFTYSGFQLVAEVHYLVTGRRIIGGPWGNYFNLAMDQILAYLLLSASSAALSRSDVWVSRFGVDQFAKLINSSASMAFLAFIALGLSSIISAHRVFSSVS; encoded by the exons ATGGACCAAACGGGCAGCTCCGCTCTAGCCTCCCCAACTCCCTCACCGCCACCGGAGCCGGCGCCCGAAGCACAGGCACCTACTCCGTCTCCCCCTCCCCCAGCGCAGCTTCCGGATTTCGATCCCTCTCGCCTTTCCCCGGATAACCCAACCCCAGCTCCTCCCCTTCCTGCTGCACCTGCAATTACTGCTCCGCCGCCGGATGGCGCCGGCGATTCCTCTCCGGCGTCGTCTCCCTCGCCTCCACAGACCCCAACGCTGCCACCACTTCCCACCACCGATCTTTCCCCTCCCCTCCCTACTGGGAACCAAGCAccagcaccgccgccaccacttCCCACCACCGATCTTTCCCCTCCCCTCCCTACTGGGAACCAAGCAccagcaccgccgccaccacttCCCACCACCGATCTTTCTCCTCCCCTCCCTACTGGGAACCAAGCAccagcaccgccgccaccacttCCCACCACCGATCTTTCCCCTCCCCTCCCTACTGGGAACCAAGCAccagcaccgccgccaccacttCCCACCACCGATCTTTCCCCTCCCCTCCCTACTGGGAACCAAGCAccagcaccgccgccaccacttCCCACCACCGATCTTTCTCCTCCCCTCCCTACTGGGAACCAAGcaccagcaccgccgccgccacttcccaCCACCGATCTTTCTCCTCCCCTCCCTACTGGGAACAAAGCAccagcaccgccgccaccacttCCCACCACCGATCTTTCTCCTCCCCTCCCTACTGGGAACCAAGCACCAGCACCGCCGCTgaggccccctcctcctcctccggcccgaccaccaccaccacctcctccaccagcgcCGGCGTCCCCGAAAGCCAAATCGGACCAGGAGGCAGATGAATCGGCCGGCGAATCGGAGAACACGACGCTAGCCCTTGCGCTAACCCAGGCCGAAGAAGTGGTGCCGCAgaaggcggcggccgcggccgcggctgaATCCCCGGCCGGATCGCCGCAGAAGGAATCAGCCCTGACCATCGCGAAGCTCCTCTCGGCCGAGGACCCCGCAGCGAAGGAGGCGAAGACGGCGACAGACAAGGTAGCGCCTGCTGTGGTCACCGAGccagtcgccggcggcggcgggggcggcgtcgttggaggcggaggcggagtggGTTCCAAGAGATGGCTCCTGCGCGGGGTCTCAGGGAAAGGGCGGCGCACGGAGCTGCAGAAGGctgagctagggtttagggtttcagCAGCCGTCTTCTGCCTGGTCTCGCTCTCCGTCATGTCTGCTGGTACTACTCCGGGCTGGGCTGGCGATTCCTTCCGCCGCTACAACGAGTACAG GTACACGCTTGCTGCGAGCGTGATGGCTTTTACATACTCGGGGTTCCAATTAGTTGCAGAAGTGCACTACCTTGTCACGGGAAGACGCATAATTGGAGGCCCCTGGGGCAACTACTTCAATCTTGCAATGGATCAG ATATTGGCTTACCTGCTTCTGTCAGCCTCTTCAGCGGCGCTTTCCCGCAGTGATGTTTGGGTGTCTAGATTTGGCGTGGATCAGTTCGCCAAACTTATCAACTCCTCAGCCTCAATGGCGTTCCTGGCTTTTATTGCTCTTGGTCTCAGCTCCATCATCTCTGCTCATCGTGTCTTCAGCTCAGTCTCTTAG
- the LOC124661186 gene encoding uncharacterized protein LOC124661186 has protein sequence MRTTSVSSAPSSRLPSAPPSPLLSFPSLRRRDLLLLSASPLPLALCPASAPARGLFRMPPPGLANRYFLVRAGESVYEGQGLLRTNPVAKTSVDNGLSPAGLRQAARAALELRRLGACEDDCWIWPSITQRAYQAAEIIAAANSINRSKIVPEYSFLDARGLGAYEGKRLEALPEVYASDNISPDIKPPPTSDGTPNESVADVFVRVTQLMSILETQYSGDTVVIVSPDSDNLSILQAGLIGLDLRRHSSLFFQPGEVRPVDPASIPEYKQPPSSVFKCTNPPSCK, from the exons ATGCGAACCACCTCcgtctcctccgctccgtcctctcggcTCCCCTCCGCGCCACCGTCCCCgctcctctccttcccgtccCTTCGCCGGCGAGACCTCCTCCTGCTCTCAGCGTCGCCACTTCCCCTCGCGCTCTGCCCAGCGTCCGCCCCGGCGCGCGGGCTGTTCCGCATGCCGCCGCCGGGGCTGGCCAACCGCTACTTCCTGGTGCGCGCGGGCGAGTCGGTGTACGAGGGGCAGGGGCTCCTCCGCACCAACCCCGTCGCCAAGACCTCCGTCGACAACGGCCTCTCCCCCGCCGGCCTCCGCCaggccgcgcgcgccgcgctcgagctccgccgcctcgGCGCGTGCGAGGACGACTGCTGGATATGGCCCTCCATCACGCAGCGCGCCTACCAGGCCGCCGAGATCATCGCTGCCGCCAACAGCATCAACCGCAG TAAAATCGTGCCGGAGTATAGCTTCTTGGACGCGCGGGGATTGGGTGCGTACGAGGGGAAGAGGTTAGAAGCATTGCCTGAG GTGTATGCATCTGATAATATTTCGCCAGACATCAAACCACCTCCTACAAGTGATGGCACACCCAACGAGAGTGTGGCGGACGTATTTGTTCGGGTAACACAGCTGATGTCAATACTAGAGACTCAGTACTCAGGGGATACTGTCGTCATTGTTTCGCCAGATTCAGACAACTTGTCAATTCTTCAAGCTGGGTTGATTGGGCTTGACCTTAGGAG GCATAGCAGCCTGTTCTTTCAGCCTGGTGAGGTCCGACCTGTTGATCCGGCCAGTATACCTGAATACAAGCAACCACCCTCTAGTGTTTTTAAGTGCACAAATCCACCAAGTTGTAAATAG